Genomic DNA from Mycobacterium stomatepiae:
CGGTACACCGTCGCCTAGGAGTGGTCGGCGATCCAAGTGGTGGTGAAGCGCTGCACCGCGGGGATGCTCTCAGACAAACCTTCGCCGAGGGTCTTCTCGAGCTTGCCGCCCACCAAGGGGATTTTGACCTGCACTTTGACCGCGAACCGCAACTGGGTGCCATCGCCGGTCGGTTCCAGCCACGCTTCCGCGCGAGCCCCGCCCACCCCGGGCGAAGTCGAGACGTTGACCTGTCCGAGAACCTGACCGTCATCGGCCGGTTTCCACGTCTCCTCGTGCACGAGTTTCAGTTCGCCCGGTGCGAATTTGGCGACCGGGCCGGGCAAGAGCTGCCGCCCCAGGTGCTGAGTTACGCGCACTGTCACGCTGCCGTCGGGGTCGACATTCAGCGAGTCCAGGGTGGTGGTCTTGGTATCCCCGAGAGCGATCCGGGCCAGCCAATAGTCCTCGCGGCTGAACGCCGCGTGGATTTGTCGAACACTGGCAGGCGATTCAGTCACGATGTCGAATGAGCGGGGCATAGCAACTCATTCTTACCAAAGTCGCGGCCGACGTGTTGGGCTTGCTCGAATCGATTGAACGTCAGGGGAACTAGCGCGCGATGACGACTACTGCTTGTCGACTTTGGCAACGATCTGTTTGGCGGCGGTGACACCCGCGTCACCCGGATCCTTTCCGCACGCCTCGGTGTCAATCACAACGTTGTTCCGAACCGTCAGCGCCCGTTGACAGGTCTGGGACATCGAGTCGGTGCCCTTGCTCAGACTCACGCTTACGGTAGTGCTGAGTATCCCGTTGGCATTGGAAACCGGTCCCACCTTCCATTGGATGTTCGGGGCGTCCGGTTCGCCGCCGGGAACGGTTTCCTGGCGGTTGGCGCAGGTGGGCCAGCGCTGGGCCGAGGTGTTGAAGAAGGCGCTCGCCTGGTCGGCGGACGGAAACAACACCACGAACTGGGTGACATCGGGGTTCGGATCGTTTGAACCTGGGGGGATGGGCGCGAGGTCACGCTCGCCGTGCACCGCGGTGTTGCCGCTGCCGCCATAGATGGGCGCTAAGCCCTCGCCGGTGATGAAGAGGCACTCGGCGGGGAACTTGTACCCCTTGGGGAATACCTCGGCGCTTTTGTCCTCTTGCAGCGTGTCGAAGGTCTTGTCGGCCTTGGAGCCCGTGGCCCCCAGCACGGTGTCGACTTCGGCGGGAGTCAGCAAGAGGTTCGCGAGCGCGGCTTGCGCGAGGGAGGCTTCGATGACGTCGTGGTTGTGGTCGACGACGAAGCCGTGCCACCCTCGTTGCCACCGCCGCAGGCAGCGACCAATATCCCGGTAGTGGCCACGGCGGCGGCGACTGCAAATTGACGCATCGTTGGTGCCTTTCCTGCTCGACTCGACAGGGTTCCGCGCGCCCGCGCGTCAGCTATCGACTGATTGTTTGCGGATGGAGCATACGACAGCTGCCAGCGTCCCGCGGTGTTTGCGGACGGAACGACACGCTCAAAGCTGCCGGTGAGATCGCAGCGTGAACTACCGGATTCGTGCCGGCGGGCGCGGTGCCTACTGTTTGTCGACTTTGCCGGCGATCTGATTGGCGATGTCGATGCCCACGTCTCCGGGGATCGGGCGGCAACCGTCGACGTCGATCGCGATGTTGTTGCGCACGGTCAGCGCCCGCTGACAGCTTTTATCGATCGTCTTGCCGTCCTTGGTGAGGCTTATAGACACGGTCGTACTGAGAACTCCGTTGGCATTGGATACCGGTCCTACTTTCCAACCAAAGCCCGAAGACTTCGCGCTATCGGGGACTGTGCCTTGACGGTTGGCGCAGGCGGGCCAGCGTTGGGCCGAGGTGGTGAAGAAGGCACTCGCCTGCTGGGCGGACGGGAACATCACCACGTATTGGTTTGCGTCAGGGGTCGAACCATCTGACTCGGGCGAGGGGACGCTGACTCTCTCCCCGCGAACCCCGGTGTTCCCGCTGTTGGAATACACCGCGCGAGGCCGGGACCGGTGATGTACAAGCATTCGTCGGGGAACCTGAATCCCGGCGGGCCCACGCCCGCGGTTGGGTCTTCCTGCAACGAGTCGGACACTTTGTCGGTCCGCGAGCCGGTGACTCCCAGGACACCGTCGACGTCGGTCTCGCTGAGCAACAGATCCTGCAGGCTGCCCGGCGGGAGCGCCTGCTTGGTGGAACTCGACGGGGCCGTCCACGAGGACGTGGTGCCGGTGCCGCCCCCGTTGCTATCGCATCCGGCGATCAGCATCGCGGCGGCGGCGACCGCGACCAGGGCGGGTAGCTGACGCGTCATTGCGTGCCTTCCTGCTGGAGTCGATTCGGGTGAGCATACGACAGCAGTTGGCCGCCACCGCAGAACGACCGAGCTGTCAAACTGTGGTGTGCCCGAAATCTGCTTCGCCTCGGTAGCGCCGATCGTTCCCGTTCGAGATCTCGACATCGCGTTGGATCGTTACCGCCGATTGGGGTTCGATGCCCGCGGCTACGACGGGCCTGAGCGCTACGGTTTTGTCGACCGTGGGGCGGTATCGATGCACCTCACCGAGTGGGCCGAGCATGATCCGCTGCGCACGGCAGCCGGCGTGTACCTCTACGTCAGCGACGCCGACGCCCTCTACGCGGAATGGGCGGCGCTGCAGGATCTCGGTGGGCGCCTGGTGGAGCCCGCCGATACTCCTTACGGCTTAAGGGAATTCGCGTACATCGATCCCGACGGGACCTTACACCGCGTCGGTTCGCGGGGAAGTTGATCGCTCGCTCGACGCATCGGTGGTTGGGGATTCGGCGGCCTGGCTGTGTGCGAGCGCCACCGCCGCCGCGATCATCACCGCGACAGACACACCGAGCGCGACCATGCCGATGTGGTCGGTGCTCAACGTCTCGCCCAGCACGGTGATGCCAAGCACCGAGCCGACGAGCGGCTCGGCGACCGTCACCGCGGGCAGTGACGCGGTCAGCGGTCCGGCCCGAAACGCGGACTGCTCCCAGGCCGTCGCGGCGATTCCGATCACCGCCCACACGTAGAACTCGGGCGTCCGCAACAATTCCGGGATGCCGCGGCCGAGTTGGTCGACCACACCCTTCGTCAACACGGAGAAAAGACCCCACAACGCGCCCGACATGAGCCCCAGCAGCAACGCGCTCAGCCAACCCGAGGACAACCGGGCACCGATCACACAGACGATCAGTGCTGGGCCCAGGATCAAGGCCACAATCGTCCATGTCTTAATCGACCCGCGGGGAGTGC
This window encodes:
- a CDS encoding DUF2505 domain-containing protein, with translation MPRSFDIVTESPASVRQIHAAFSREDYWLARIALGDTKTTTLDSLNVDPDGSVTVRVTQHLGRQLLPGPVAKFAPGELKLVHEETWKPADDGQVLGQVNVSTSPGVGGARAEAWLEPTGDGTQLRFAVKVQVKIPLVGGKLEKTLGEGLSESIPAVQRFTTTWIADHS
- a CDS encoding sensor domain-containing protein, whose amino-acid sequence is MLTPAEVDTVLGATGSKADKTFDTLQEDKSAEVFPKGYKFPAECLFITGEGLAPIYGGSGNTAVHGERDLAPIPPGSNDPNPDVTQFVVLFPSADQASAFFNTSAQRWPTCANRQETVPGGEPDAPNIQWKVGPVSNANGILSTTVSVSLSKGTDSMSQTCQRALTVRNNVVIDTEACGKDPGDAGVTAAKQIVAKVDKQ
- a CDS encoding sensor domain-containing protein; the protein is MYSNSGNTGVRGERVSVPSPESDGSTPDANQYVVMFPSAQQASAFFTTSAQRWPACANRQGTVPDSAKSSGFGWKVGPVSNANGVLSTTVSISLTKDGKTIDKSCQRALTVRNNIAIDVDGCRPIPGDVGIDIANQIAGKVDKQ
- a CDS encoding bleomycin resistance protein, which produces MCFASVAPIVPVRDLDIALDRYRRLGFDARGYDGPERYGFVDRGAVSMHLTEWAEHDPLRTAAGVYLYVSDADALYAEWAALQDLGGRLVEPADTPYGLREFAYIDPDGTLHRVGSRGS